In the genome of Vallicoccus soli, one region contains:
- a CDS encoding MFS transporter permease, whose amino-acid sequence MSGLVRWLHAPVPEARAAVFRVLVYLFVPLDVLVLHTSGEYHGHADPAFYQPLLVGRVLPLPTPTVELVQLCKWGVVLLACALVVLCVRGRYSRVLGWTVFALYLEYQVIAFSYGKVDHDRFGYLLALAVVPTLGAVRLRSATRSEAAGWTLRMAQLGAVATYFYAAFAKLRFGGLGWVTSGTVARAVIRRGTWVADELLRRAPSLIQASQWGIMAMELLAPGLFALSERWRRRVVAGFFVFHLVTYVSITIAFWPHLLTLLAFLPLERLVGVTPPPPEPSPLARWLPARLGGRPDRRPVAVP is encoded by the coding sequence GTGAGCGGGCTCGTGCGCTGGCTGCACGCCCCGGTGCCCGAGGCGCGGGCGGCGGTCTTCCGCGTCCTCGTCTACCTCTTCGTCCCGCTCGACGTGCTCGTGCTGCACACGTCCGGGGAGTACCACGGGCACGCCGACCCGGCGTTCTACCAGCCGCTGCTCGTCGGCCGGGTCCTGCCGCTGCCCACGCCCACGGTGGAGCTCGTGCAGCTGTGCAAGTGGGGCGTCGTCCTGCTGGCCTGCGCGCTCGTCGTCCTGTGCGTGCGCGGGCGCTACAGCCGCGTCCTGGGCTGGACGGTGTTCGCCCTCTACCTCGAGTACCAGGTCATCGCCTTCTCCTACGGCAAGGTCGACCACGACCGCTTCGGCTACCTGCTGGCGCTCGCGGTGGTGCCGACCCTCGGCGCGGTCCGGCTCCGGTCCGCCACCCGCAGCGAGGCCGCGGGCTGGACCCTGCGGATGGCCCAGCTCGGCGCCGTCGCCACCTACTTCTACGCGGCGTTCGCCAAGCTGCGCTTCGGCGGGCTCGGCTGGGTCACGAGCGGCACGGTCGCCCGCGCGGTGATCCGCAGGGGCACGTGGGTCGCGGACGAGCTGCTGCGCCGCGCACCGTCGCTGATCCAGGCCAGCCAGTGGGGGATCATGGCGATGGAGCTGCTCGCCCCCGGCCTCTTCGCCCTCTCCGAGCGCTGGCGCCGCCGGGTCGTCGCGGGGTTCTTCGTGTTCCACCTCGTGACCTACGTCAGCATCACCATCGCCTTCTGGCCGCACCTGCTGACCCTGCTGGCGTTCCTGCCGCTGGAGCGGCTGGTCGGGGTCACCCCGCCGCCGCCGGAGCCGTCGCCGCTGGCCCGCTGGCTGCCGGCCCGCCTCGGCGGCCGCCCGGACCGTCGCCCGGTGGCGGTGCCGTGA
- a CDS encoding glycoside hydrolase family 15, giving the protein MGRRSRATGLPVAGGLAVLAASAAVATAAAPARTPPSPPSPPLVVAGLAGGPGLGVAALSPAQAAAAGRYVPGSSVLRRPDGRYVTGPGARPGPYDLLASAERSAASDPGLVRAAVVADRAWLASGRVPGRPGEERRAAERALLDLRLLQRPDGAVVAGQRRHWDYTWPRDASFAAVALARTGHPEDALRSLDWLAAVQEPDGTWAARYRPEDGQPVPDGRPYQLDANGWFPWAVWSWADSLGGADDLDADGRAALLRLWPAVTAAADAAAGSLDERGLPRATRDWWELPVDDVTVSTSGALRSGLRAAAALADGLGRPDEAQRWAAAAVRLDAGVRERFGGTGYRRTPDAGSGADAGMAVLAPPFAPPDPGVAAALDDTERRLAAPGGGLLPGEAFSGPRLSWVPAAGQVMLARAASGDARGAQRWVDWLLAARTVLGALPEKVDAAGRPAEVAPLAWADALYLLTLVARDEGVPAPPVPRGPAPSAQAAEQVGGDGAGVAAP; this is encoded by the coding sequence GTGGGGCGGCGCAGCAGGGCCACGGGGCTGCCCGTGGCGGGCGGCCTCGCCGTCCTCGCCGCGTCGGCGGCGGTCGCCACCGCGGCCGCCCCGGCCCGCACGCCGCCCTCGCCGCCCTCCCCGCCGCTCGTCGTCGCCGGGCTGGCCGGCGGGCCCGGCCTGGGCGTCGCCGCGCTGTCCCCGGCCCAGGCCGCCGCCGCCGGGCGCTACGTCCCCGGCTCGAGCGTGCTGCGCCGCCCCGACGGGCGCTACGTCACCGGGCCCGGGGCGCGGCCCGGCCCGTACGACCTCCTCGCCTCCGCCGAGCGCTCGGCGGCCTCGGACCCGGGGCTGGTGCGGGCGGCCGTCGTGGCGGACCGGGCCTGGCTGGCCTCGGGCCGGGTGCCCGGGCGGCCGGGGGAGGAGCGGCGCGCCGCCGAGCGGGCCCTGCTCGACCTGCGCCTGCTGCAGCGACCGGACGGCGCCGTCGTCGCGGGCCAGCGGCGCCACTGGGACTACACCTGGCCGCGGGACGCGTCGTTCGCCGCGGTGGCCCTGGCGCGCACGGGGCACCCGGAGGACGCGCTGCGCAGCCTCGACTGGCTCGCCGCGGTGCAGGAGCCGGACGGCACCTGGGCCGCCCGCTACCGCCCGGAGGACGGGCAGCCGGTGCCGGACGGGCGCCCGTACCAGCTCGACGCGAACGGGTGGTTCCCCTGGGCCGTCTGGTCGTGGGCGGACAGCCTCGGCGGGGCCGACGACCTCGACGCCGACGGGCGCGCCGCGCTGCTGCGCCTGTGGCCGGCGGTGACGGCCGCGGCCGACGCGGCGGCCGGGTCGCTCGACGAGCGCGGGCTGCCCCGCGCGACCCGGGACTGGTGGGAGCTGCCGGTGGACGACGTGACGGTGTCGACGTCGGGCGCCCTGCGGTCCGGCCTGCGCGCGGCGGCGGCGCTGGCGGACGGGCTGGGCCGGCCCGACGAGGCGCAGCGCTGGGCCGCGGCCGCGGTGCGGCTCGACGCGGGCGTGCGCGAGCGGTTCGGCGGGACCGGCTACCGGCGCACGCCCGACGCGGGCAGCGGCGCCGACGCGGGCATGGCCGTGCTCGCGCCCCCCTTCGCGCCGCCGGACCCGGGCGTGGCGGCCGCGCTGGACGACACCGAGCGCCGCCTGGCCGCGCCCGGCGGGGGGCTGCTCCCGGGGGAGGCGTTCTCCGGGCCGCGGCTGTCCTGGGTGCCGGCCGCGGGGCAGGTGATGCTCGCCCGCGCGGCGTCCGGGGACGCGCGGGGCGCGCAGCGCTGGGTCGACTGGCTGCTGGCCGCGCGCACCGTGCTCGGGGCCCTGCCGGAGAAGGTCGACGCCGCGGGCCGCCCCGCGGAGGTCGCGCCGCTGGCCTGGGCGGACGCGCTCTACCTGCTCACGCTCGTCGCCCGGGACGAGGGCGTGCCCGCGCCCCCCGTGCCGCGGGGGCCGGCGCCCTCAGCGCAGGCGGCGGAGCAGGTCGGCGGCGACGGGGCCGGCGTCGCGGCCCCCTGA
- a CDS encoding penicillin-binding transpeptidase domain-containing protein — protein MRSSPSVLAAGLALLLLAGCTGDDGASPEPSEDGALAAATAYLEAWTGSPDDPAAAAALTDDPAAAGALLEEVAGTLRVDGLEAEVTGASTGAPPATPAARAQGDAAGATPPGTPAPDPEGLRAVPFRAALELRSLGTWTYDGTVLVRPEGDGWTVHADPRTVHPALTEGTRLARLRELPARAPVLDARGRPLMQVRPVVEVGVQPQRASDRAALRRLASEVLEVDADALEERLAEADPLQVVPVITLREEAYREVEQQVRDVPGTIASPGERTLAPTPDFGRGVLGTVRPATAETLAEAGPYASEVDDVGTTGLQRAYQERLAGRPGGSVRLVAREDGEPVRVLHRFRAEPGRPLGTTLDLDVQAAAEAALGGRAGGVVVVRPSTGAVLAAASGPADGPDRALAGQYPPGSTFKVVTTTALLQRGLDPDDVVACPGEAVVEGKAFTNVDGFALGDVPFRTDFAESCNTAFVGLAEDLPAGALPGAAALYGLGVEGPAGVASGLGLGAYAGSVPAQPEPLGRAAASIGQGTVLASPLAMASVAATVADGTYRRPSLVTGDAAPAAVPPRPLDPGLARTLRGLMRGVVTGGSGGALADLPGPPAIAKTGTAEYGTEVPPRTHAWIVAAQGDLAVAVVLEDGGSGGRDAGPVAADLLRRLR, from the coding sequence ATGCGGTCCTCACCCTCCGTGCTCGCCGCCGGGCTCGCGCTCCTGCTCCTGGCCGGGTGCACCGGCGACGACGGCGCGAGCCCGGAGCCGTCCGAGGACGGCGCGCTGGCCGCGGCGACCGCGTACCTCGAGGCCTGGACGGGCAGCCCGGACGACCCCGCCGCGGCCGCGGCCCTCACCGACGACCCGGCGGCCGCGGGGGCGCTGCTCGAGGAGGTCGCGGGCACGCTGCGCGTCGACGGCCTCGAGGCCGAGGTGACGGGGGCCAGCACGGGCGCCCCGCCCGCGACGCCGGCCGCCCGCGCGCAGGGCGACGCCGCCGGGGCGACGCCGCCCGGCACCCCGGCGCCGGACCCGGAGGGCCTGCGCGCGGTGCCGTTCCGCGCCGCGCTCGAGCTGCGCTCGCTCGGCACCTGGACCTACGACGGCACCGTGCTCGTCCGGCCCGAGGGCGACGGGTGGACCGTCCACGCCGACCCGCGCACCGTGCACCCCGCGCTCACCGAGGGCACCCGGCTCGCCCGGCTCCGCGAGCTGCCCGCCCGGGCCCCCGTGCTCGACGCGCGCGGGCGCCCGCTCATGCAGGTGCGCCCGGTCGTCGAGGTCGGCGTGCAGCCGCAGCGGGCGAGCGACCGCGCGGCGCTGCGCCGCCTGGCCTCGGAGGTGCTGGAGGTCGACGCCGACGCGCTCGAGGAGCGCCTGGCCGAGGCCGACCCGCTGCAGGTCGTGCCGGTGATCACGCTGCGCGAGGAGGCGTACCGCGAGGTCGAGCAGCAGGTGCGCGACGTCCCCGGCACCATCGCCTCGCCAGGGGAGCGCACGCTCGCCCCGACGCCCGACTTCGGGCGCGGCGTGCTCGGCACGGTCCGCCCGGCGACCGCCGAGACGCTCGCCGAGGCGGGGCCGTACGCCAGCGAGGTGGACGACGTCGGCACGACGGGGCTCCAGCGGGCGTACCAGGAGCGCCTGGCCGGGCGCCCCGGCGGGTCCGTGCGCCTCGTCGCGCGCGAGGACGGCGAGCCCGTGCGCGTGCTGCACCGCTTCCGGGCCGAGCCGGGGCGGCCGCTGGGCACCACCCTCGACCTCGACGTGCAGGCCGCCGCGGAGGCCGCCCTGGGGGGCCGGGCCGGCGGGGTCGTCGTCGTGCGCCCCAGCACCGGCGCGGTGCTCGCCGCCGCCAGCGGCCCGGCCGACGGGCCGGACCGCGCGCTGGCCGGGCAGTACCCCCCGGGCTCGACGTTCAAGGTGGTCACGACGACGGCCCTGCTGCAGCGCGGGCTCGACCCCGACGACGTCGTCGCCTGCCCGGGCGAGGCGGTCGTCGAGGGCAAGGCGTTCACCAACGTCGACGGCTTCGCCCTGGGCGACGTCCCGTTCCGCACGGACTTCGCGGAGTCCTGCAACACCGCCTTCGTCGGGCTGGCCGAGGACCTGCCCGCGGGCGCCCTGCCCGGGGCCGCCGCGCTGTACGGCCTCGGGGTCGAGGGGCCGGCGGGCGTCGCGTCGGGCCTCGGCCTGGGCGCGTACGCCGGCTCGGTGCCGGCGCAGCCGGAGCCGCTCGGGCGGGCCGCGGCCTCCATCGGGCAGGGCACGGTGCTGGCGAGCCCGCTCGCCATGGCCTCCGTGGCCGCGACGGTCGCCGACGGCACGTACCGCCGCCCGTCGCTCGTGACCGGCGACGCCGCCCCCGCCGCCGTGCCGCCGCGCCCCCTCGACCCCGGGCTCGCGCGGACGCTGCGCGGGCTCATGCGCGGCGTCGTCACCGGCGGCAGCGGCGGCGCGCTCGCGGACCTGCCGGGGCCGCCGGCGATCGCCAAGACCGGCACGGCCGAGTACGGCACCGAGGTCCCGCCGCGCACGCACGCGTGGATCGTCGCGGCGCAGGGCGACCTCGCGGTGGCGGTGGTCCTCGAGGACGGCGGCTCAGGGGGCCGCGACGCCGGCCCCGTCGCCGCCGACCTGCTCCGCCGCCTGCGCTGA
- a CDS encoding LacI family DNA-binding transcriptional regulator: protein MTSIRDVAQQAGVSVATVSRALRGLPRVSEETRRRVQEVAASLDYVASPSAASLASGVTRTVGVVVPHVSRWFFGSVVQGMQPVFAEAGYDLLLWDLEGRRDAWGRVFGHLLSKRVDAVLVLSIALSPQEEAALRRLGKPVVVVGGQSEFPGVRIDDHGAAVTAVRHLVGLGHRRIAFVGVERGEEGLHTTPRDRLAGYRWALEEAGLERSEALELTGDYTVDSGIAAAARVVADQGATAVFAASDEMAMGVLHGLRCSGRAVPEQVSVVGVDDHPMAVLFDLTTVAQPAAGQGRVAAEVALDLLHGEDVPPADVVLPTRLVVRGTSGPPPPGAAAGSPAPASRTAAERARRAGAARPVLAARTGPSGRRD, encoded by the coding sequence GTGACGAGCATCCGCGACGTGGCCCAGCAGGCCGGGGTGTCCGTCGCCACCGTCTCGCGCGCGCTGCGCGGGCTGCCCCGGGTCTCCGAGGAGACCCGCCGGCGCGTGCAGGAGGTCGCGGCGAGCCTGGACTACGTCGCCAGCCCCAGCGCGGCGAGCCTGGCCAGCGGCGTCACCCGCACCGTCGGCGTCGTCGTCCCGCACGTGTCGCGCTGGTTCTTCGGCTCGGTGGTGCAGGGCATGCAGCCGGTGTTCGCCGAGGCCGGGTACGACCTGCTGCTGTGGGACCTCGAGGGGCGGCGCGACGCCTGGGGCCGGGTGTTCGGGCACCTGCTGAGCAAGCGGGTGGACGCCGTGCTCGTCCTGAGCATCGCCCTGTCCCCGCAGGAGGAGGCGGCCCTGCGCCGGCTCGGCAAGCCGGTGGTCGTCGTCGGCGGGCAGAGCGAGTTCCCCGGGGTGCGCATCGACGACCACGGCGCCGCGGTCACGGCGGTGCGCCACCTCGTCGGGCTCGGGCACCGGCGGATCGCCTTCGTCGGCGTCGAGCGCGGCGAGGAGGGCCTGCACACCACGCCGCGCGACCGCCTGGCCGGCTACCGCTGGGCGCTGGAGGAGGCCGGGCTCGAGCGCTCCGAGGCGCTCGAGCTGACCGGCGACTACACGGTCGACAGCGGCATCGCCGCCGCCGCCCGGGTCGTGGCCGACCAGGGCGCGACGGCGGTGTTCGCGGCCTCCGACGAGATGGCCATGGGCGTGCTGCACGGGCTGCGCTGCTCGGGCCGCGCCGTCCCGGAGCAGGTCTCCGTGGTGGGCGTGGACGACCACCCGATGGCGGTGCTGTTCGACCTCACCACGGTGGCGCAGCCGGCCGCGGGCCAGGGCCGGGTCGCCGCCGAGGTGGCCCTGGACCTGCTGCACGGCGAGGACGTCCCCCCGGCCGACGTCGTGCTGCCCACCCGCCTCGTGGTCCGCGGAACGAGCGGCCCGCCCCCGCCGGGGGCCGCTGCAGGGTCGCCCGCCCCCGCGTCGCGCACCGCCGCCGAGCGCGCCCGGCGGGCCGGCGCGGCACGCCCGGTGCTCGCCGCCCGCACCGGCCCGTCGGGGAGGCGGGACTAG
- a CDS encoding carbohydrate ABC transporter permease yields the protein MTTSAPTAVVPSVARTISTTASRGKKRLTSPWASLAAVVIAVLWTLPTLGLLVTSFREETDIRRTGWWTALSDPTFTLDNYREALGRESGGGGLVDYLVNSFVITVPSVVIPMVLAALAAYAFAWIHFPGRDFLFIAVFALQIVPIQVTLIPLLTLFVQGDVGEFVRIWVAHSTFALPLAVFLLHNFMRDVPAELIEAARVDGAGHVKTFFSVVLPLMTPALAAFGIFQFLWVWNDLLVALTFAGGTPQTAPMTVALANLSGTRGTDWYLLSAGAFISIVIPVVVFLALQRYFVRGLLAGSVKG from the coding sequence ATGACCACCAGCGCCCCCACGGCCGTCGTCCCGAGCGTCGCCCGCACGATCAGCACCACCGCCTCGCGCGGCAAGAAGCGCCTCACCTCCCCGTGGGCCTCGCTCGCGGCCGTGGTCATCGCCGTCCTCTGGACGCTGCCGACGCTGGGGCTGCTCGTCACGTCGTTCCGCGAGGAGACGGACATCCGCCGCACCGGCTGGTGGACCGCCCTGTCCGACCCGACGTTCACGCTGGACAACTACCGCGAGGCCCTCGGGCGCGAGTCCGGCGGCGGCGGCCTCGTGGACTACCTCGTCAACTCGTTCGTCATCACGGTGCCGTCGGTCGTCATCCCGATGGTGCTGGCGGCGCTGGCGGCGTACGCGTTCGCCTGGATCCACTTCCCCGGGCGCGACTTCCTCTTCATCGCGGTGTTCGCGCTGCAGATCGTGCCGATCCAGGTCACGCTCATCCCCCTGCTGACCCTGTTCGTGCAGGGCGACGTCGGCGAGTTCGTGCGCATCTGGGTGGCGCACTCGACCTTCGCCCTGCCGCTCGCGGTGTTCCTGCTGCACAACTTCATGCGCGACGTGCCCGCCGAGCTCATCGAGGCGGCGCGGGTCGACGGCGCGGGGCACGTCAAGACCTTCTTCAGCGTCGTCCTGCCGCTCATGACCCCCGCCCTGGCCGCCTTCGGCATCTTCCAGTTCCTCTGGGTCTGGAACGACCTGCTCGTCGCGCTCACCTTCGCCGGCGGCACGCCGCAGACCGCGCCGATGACGGTGGCCCTGGCCAACCTCAGCGGCACGCGCGGCACCGACTGGTACCTGCTGTCGGCCGGCGCGTTCATCTCGATCGTCATCCCGGTGGTCGTGTTCCTGGCCCTGCAGCGCTACTTCGTCCGCGGCCTGCTCGCGGGCAGCGTCAAGGGCTGA
- a CDS encoding carbohydrate ABC transporter permease → MALAVVVFLALIALVLFLIGRISGRRGDRAVALGFVGPTLLLVAVGLVYPALRTILQSFQQADGSGFVGLDNYQFIFTNSDQLTVLRNTALWVVVTPFVATGIGLVYAVLIDRARVEAFAKALIFLPMAISFVGASIIWKFVYEFRPEQGNIQQIGLLNQVLVWLGFSPQQFLVNAPWNTLFLIAVMIWVQAGFAMTVLSAAIKAIPDDIIEAARLDGVSGVGLFRHITVPSIRPALVVVLTTIGIATLKVFDIVRTMTGGQFDTNVVANEFYTQAFRADQGGIGAALAVVLFALVVPIVAYNIRQLRASEAR, encoded by the coding sequence ATGGCGCTGGCGGTGGTGGTCTTCCTGGCCCTCATCGCCCTCGTCCTGTTCCTCATCGGCCGCATCTCCGGCCGCCGCGGAGACCGGGCCGTCGCGCTCGGCTTCGTCGGGCCCACCCTGCTGCTCGTGGCCGTGGGGCTCGTCTACCCGGCCCTGCGCACGATCCTGCAGTCGTTCCAGCAGGCCGACGGCAGCGGCTTCGTCGGCCTCGACAACTACCAGTTCATCTTCACCAACAGCGACCAGCTCACGGTGCTGCGCAACACGGCGCTCTGGGTCGTCGTGACGCCCTTCGTGGCCACCGGCATCGGGCTCGTCTACGCCGTGCTCATCGACCGCGCGCGCGTCGAGGCCTTCGCCAAGGCCCTCATCTTCCTGCCGATGGCGATCTCGTTCGTCGGCGCCTCGATCATCTGGAAGTTCGTCTACGAGTTCCGCCCCGAGCAGGGCAACATCCAGCAGATCGGCCTGCTCAACCAGGTGCTCGTGTGGCTCGGCTTCAGCCCCCAGCAGTTCCTGGTGAACGCGCCCTGGAACACCCTGTTCCTCATCGCCGTGATGATCTGGGTGCAGGCCGGCTTCGCGATGACGGTGCTGTCCGCCGCGATCAAGGCCATCCCCGACGACATCATCGAGGCGGCCCGCCTCGACGGCGTGTCCGGCGTCGGGCTCTTCCGGCACATCACGGTGCCGAGCATCCGCCCCGCCCTCGTCGTCGTCCTCACGACGATCGGCATCGCGACCCTGAAGGTCTTCGACATCGTCCGCACCATGACCGGCGGGCAGTTCGACACGAACGTCGTGGCCAACGAGTTCTACACGCAGGCGTTCCGGGCCGACCAGGGCGGCATCGGCGCCGCGCTCGCGGTCGTCCTCTTCGCCCTCGTCGTCCCGATCGTCGCCTACAACATCCGCCAGCTGCGCGCCTCGGAGGCACGATGA
- a CDS encoding ABC transporter substrate-binding protein: MGSRTNRPAALAAGVLGLSLVLTACGSDNGGDDTASGGSGGGSGADCSAYEQYTQDFPGIDGKTVSVYTSIVTPEDQPHLDSYAAFEECTGVDVQYEGDKAFEAQVLVRAKAGNAPDIAYVPQPGLLQQLVATGAAVPAPEQTAANVDEFFGEDWKGYGSVDGQFYAAPLGANVKSFVWYSPSEFEDSGYEVPTTLDELKSLTDQMVADGKVPWCAGIASGEATGWPVTDWMEDMMLRLNGPEVYDQWVNHEIPFNGPESTAALDAVGEYLKNPEYVNGGYGDVTTIATTTFQDGGLPIIDGACSLHRQAGFYAANWPEGTEVAEDGDVFAFYLPGQTAEDRPVLGGGEFVLAFDDRPEVQAFQTFLSSDTWANEKAIATPQGGWVSANSGLEVDNLVSPIDQLSAEILQDPNAVFRFDGSDQMPGAVGADAFWKQATNWITGQSTQETVDKIEAAWPAS; this comes from the coding sequence ATGGGCTCTCGCACGAACCGGCCGGCCGCCCTCGCGGCCGGCGTCCTCGGGCTCTCGCTGGTGCTCACCGCGTGCGGCTCGGACAACGGCGGCGACGACACCGCGAGCGGCGGCAGCGGCGGCGGCAGCGGCGCCGACTGCTCCGCGTACGAGCAGTACACGCAGGACTTCCCCGGCATCGACGGCAAGACCGTCTCGGTCTACACGAGCATCGTCACGCCGGAGGACCAGCCGCACCTGGACTCCTACGCCGCGTTCGAGGAGTGCACCGGCGTCGACGTCCAGTACGAGGGCGACAAGGCCTTCGAGGCGCAGGTGCTCGTGCGCGCCAAGGCCGGCAACGCGCCCGACATCGCGTACGTGCCGCAGCCGGGCCTGCTCCAGCAGCTCGTCGCCACCGGCGCGGCCGTGCCGGCGCCCGAGCAGACCGCCGCCAACGTCGACGAGTTCTTCGGCGAGGACTGGAAGGGCTACGGCTCGGTCGACGGGCAGTTCTACGCCGCGCCGCTCGGCGCGAACGTGAAGTCCTTCGTCTGGTACTCCCCCAGCGAGTTCGAGGACTCCGGCTACGAGGTCCCGACCACGCTGGACGAGCTGAAGTCGCTCACCGACCAGATGGTCGCCGACGGCAAGGTCCCGTGGTGCGCCGGCATCGCGTCCGGCGAGGCGACCGGCTGGCCGGTCACCGACTGGATGGAGGACATGATGCTCCGGCTCAACGGGCCGGAGGTCTACGACCAGTGGGTCAACCACGAGATCCCGTTCAACGGCCCCGAGTCGACGGCCGCGCTCGACGCGGTGGGCGAGTACCTCAAGAACCCCGAGTACGTGAACGGCGGCTACGGCGACGTCACGACGATCGCCACGACCACGTTCCAGGACGGCGGCCTGCCGATCATCGACGGCGCGTGCTCGCTGCACCGCCAGGCCGGCTTCTACGCCGCGAACTGGCCCGAGGGCACCGAGGTCGCCGAGGACGGTGACGTCTTCGCGTTCTACCTGCCGGGCCAGACCGCCGAGGACCGCCCGGTCCTGGGCGGCGGCGAGTTCGTCCTCGCCTTCGACGACCGCCCCGAGGTGCAGGCGTTCCAGACCTTCCTGTCCTCGGACACCTGGGCCAACGAGAAGGCGATCGCCACCCCGCAGGGCGGCTGGGTCAGCGCCAACAGCGGCCTCGAGGTGGACAACCTCGTGAGCCCGATCGACCAGCTCTCCGCGGAGATCCTGCAGGACCCGAACGCGGTCTTCCGCTTCGACGGCTCGGACCAGATGCCCGGCGCGGTCGGCGCCGACGCGTTCTGGAAGCAGGCCACGAACTGGATCACGGGCCAGTCGACGCAGGAGACGGTCGACAAGATCGAGGCGGCCTGGCCGGCGTCCTGA